One Scomber scombrus chromosome 23, fScoSco1.1, whole genome shotgun sequence genomic window, aaaaaaaaaatctaagtaGTTTGGATGTATAATATTGAACATTGGTAACATTTGTCCTTTGTTTGATCGACTTACCATTACGAGCACTCTGTTTCAGCTTGTCaatctcctcctctgtggcaTTCAGTCTTGTTTGCATGTCTGTGAAGTACAATTAAGTTAGTTAACGACaaagaataaatacattacTCATAATTTGGGCAGAAATATGTGTGATATTTATATGAGTGTACCTTCATTCTCTTTCTTCAGTCTGGTCACTTCAGCTTTCTGTTCTGTCAGCTCCTCTACAGTCCCATTAAGCCTGGCCTCCAGTGCTTCAATGTCATTCTGATATTTTTCAACATATTTCAGTTTGTCCCCTATGTTCATTATTGTCTCCATTTGAGTTTTCAGCCAATCATTCATAGCCAGGTCAGCTATCTCTCCAAAGCCTGGCTCCACAATCAAGAACCCCATAAGGGTCAGCAGAAGCAAAGACCTGAACTCCATTTCTTCAATTGTTATTGTGTGTTCTCTCGGATAGTTTCCTTGCAGACTGTGGAGCGTTATGTACCTGCTCTCTTCACTTAGAAGGGTACTTAAATGTCAGTGAGTAATCAGTGTTGAAATGTTAGTTCAAGTCGTGTCTCGGCAGGCCTTATGGGAGGATGATGGGAGGTGAGTGTGTGTCGGTAAAGTATCTATTCGAATCAATTACATTTCTGGGTTGATctattttcacacacactgtatatgcTTTCAATCAGCTTTGCTCAATCATCAATTTATAGGAAAATATCAGGTGTGAAGGATTTTGCCTATGCAGACAAAATGATGGTAGTGTTAAATTTCTGGGAGTCAAGGAATCAGActgtaaaagacaaaagaaaagtataaaaatatctGTGCAGTTTCAGATATTTTGTGATGCTCTATACATATTTCATAGTCATAACACACAAGCCTATGTGTGCTGAGagccttttgtctttttttttcttttttcttcttctttaggAATGTTTACTATCAGCTTAGATTTGACTGACGCCAAGTGGTACAGCTGGTTTCatactttcatatttttaatggCTTAGCTTTGAGTTGCAAGAACCAACTAATGAAAcaagagcagacagagagatgaacaATCCAACTTATttcatattgtgttttatatacaaTATGCAGAGTAGTTGAGGGTGGCACTGTTCAAAAATAgagaaatgtgtgcatgtgttatcTGCTTGTGCTTGGTCATTATGATCAGCATGCTTCTTTGTCATGTGTATgggtttaacccttacatactatttagggtcaaatttgacccatttctACATTTTAGAGTAGCAAAAACACCCTATAAAATAGAtacaataaatagaaataaaatccaccattttttttatttttgtgaagctGATCCATATGTATACATGTACAAGTTTGAGTTGTGTTtattagaagaagaaaaaaaaatcaaaaatcagcattcaaacacaccattttattcatcatattctttaaaatgttctccaggactataaaataatgattgtgaatgtcttttttcaatAAGATcactaaacaaacattaattaatgactgatggggaatttatgaatgtgaactgATGTAAAGACtatttatgagtcagaatataaacagtatgtgatgGTTAAAATGAGCAGAAAATGCATCTCATACACATTATGTATAGAACATGGCACTAAATATATGTGAATTAATTGTTTGGCTCCGGATTGGCTTAGATCACCACAGTGTGGCATTTCTCAGCCGAGTAAATCTGTGGTTGCCTCCATTTTAGAGCAGTATTACAGCATCCTGGGCTTAATGCCACTCAAAACATTTGTGATTGGTTTCAAGAAATACAAACAAGCCAGAACATTTCTTTTCCTATAGCTGAACAGATAGTGGGTGCAGCCAGACCTTTCTCTATCTTTGGCACAGCAATGTGGAGATAGGCCTGTCTATTCAAGACTAGGAAATGTAGAGAAATCTGAAATCTGAATCTGGAtggttcaaataaataaaaaacattaagaaatgTATTAAGACACTGTGGTGATTGTGTCGTGCATGGCCAAAAAACACAGTTAGAGAGCACGGCACAAGACAGAAAATTCAAGATATTTCCTGGTTCTCGTTTCCTCGTTGTTTGACCTGATTGGCGAGGGACATTCCCAAAATATTTGCGTGAGAATGTTCTTCCTTAACCCTCATTGTCAGCTTTGGGCTGTTCCCTTGAACATAAAAGGAGCTGACACAGACTTATTTCCACTTCTTGCACAGGAACAATTTTTCAGACAACTGTTAAGTAGAGAACCTATTTTATCTCTGAAAATGGCCATGAAGATGCTTTTATTTCTTACTTTATTTGGACTTGCATCTTCAGAACTCAAATACTTACGGAGGTGTGACCAAGTACACAACAGCATACAGGCAAGAAGTAATAAACCAACTGTGTGCtcaaactacaaaaacactgaacaacttgataaaaccatgaaaaacctggaaaaaaagatgaataatcTGAAAGGTGAAATTGATCAAAAATTTTCCAGTGTACAAGAGGAGCTTAAAATGATGAAGTTAAAAATATCGACGGAATTCAATGACACAAGGGAACAGCTGCAAAAACACGGCGTTGATGTTTCCATCCTGAAGAGAGAGATTCAAGAACTGGTCGAACACAAGGAAAGACTAGGAGGAAACATCACTGGGATTGAAGAGAGACTCAATATAACCGAGAGACagttaaggggaaaaaaagcccaGCTTGAAGATTTGGAGACAGAGACCAAGGATGCGttcactgaaacacaaaaactCCTGAAACTATATAAAGATGGGCTGTTCCATCTTAAATCAACAACCCAGGACCTTGAAGATAAAGTTGAAACCCGACTAAATGCCACAAAGACAGACTTTGGAGCTAAACTAAAGGAAGTACAAGACAACAGTGAAGGtaacttttaaaacttttaatatttatatgcaAACTTGTACCAAATTATATGTGAGTAGAGCAGACACCATTAAAATAGTTGTCATGAATTGAATGAGAAAATGTCCTGAACAAAATGTAGTCCAATgaaattttttatttattgttctaaGCTTTCACTGCAAAACTCAAAGAACAAAAAGCTGAAGTTGTTAAATTTATGGAAGAAACTGGGAGCAAATTTAGTCATGTTGATGAACAGCTGAGGATCCAAAACACTTCAGTCGACCAGCAGATTTCTGACATCGACTCTCTCAAGAACAAAAATACAGGTAGGTGTAAAAACTTTTAAACACTCCTAATCCTAAACCCTCCATTTTTGAAAGTCATTTGTTTCTCTTAATCACAACTGTGGAATGGTTTGGAAAAAGGCAaaatcacctttttaaaataatgacttatttcTGTTGAAAGGAATAACAAACAGACTGGGGTCAGTTGAGAAAAGAGTTGGGGAACAAAGTAAACTCAAACCAGAGGTGGACCAACTGAAAGCAAGAGGTAAgggcagaaaagaaaaattgagACTGGACATGTAATTGGTAATAAaggtaaaatatttaaagatgaatAGCTCTGAACTAAACATTGGTTACTCTCCATTCTTCAGTCAATGCAAAGGTGGCGTTTTCTGCAACTATAATCGAATCCAAAGATGTGTTCACTGGACCCAGAACTGCTGGCACTAGCAAAATTCTGATTTTCAACAAAGTCTTCACAAATATTGGCAATGCTTACAACTGTAAAACAGGTTTGTTCTATATACTTAACCTTCGGAAAATGACAGaccaatatttaaataaatagtaaCCTCAATTGCTGTATACAGAGTAAACAAGATgactaaaacatttatttttaatagatcttttgtcttttaattattttctgatattttatgtttggtttttcttttgtttgtcttgtagCACTTCGAGTTTtaatactagtactactactactactactactactaataataataataaatttaaTATCAGTGCACCTTAGAGGGCTAATGTTAACTGTTGTCAGTTTTTATGTCTACCAATACAGACTAAGGTCAGTTAAGTGGGGGAAAGATCCTCTCAAGCAAGGATGGAAATGCAGTTCTCTAACATTAGATTTCATCCTTTACAGGTCTCTTCACTGCTCCACAGAAAGGTGTTTACCACTTTTCCTTCATGACTTTTGGCTACAGCACCTACTACACCTCAGGAGCCATCTTGGTGAAAAACGGGAAGTACCAAGTGAGCACCTGGGAATTCAAAGGGCCGGATTCCAGTGACACCACCAGCAACACAGTCATTCTTGAGCTGAATCACAGAGATACTGTCAACATCATCCTGTGGCAaggtggaaaaataaatacaagtgtCTTCAGTGGATTCCTTGTATTCCCAACAAAGTAAATGTAAAGGTTAAGAATGTGAACAAGatgctttctttgtttttctgattCCTTTAAGTTCAATTATCCTGAGATtgatttcttcacatttttattatgatttattgagATGCCTTCCTAAAATCCAAAAAATaagaatgtattatttatatgatCAAACATGGGTTAAATCAAGTGTAACTTAaatttaaacataattaattTAAGGATCATATACCTTTCCCTTAGAGAGAGGAtagtactgtatatactgtatatatagtaCTTTATCTAAAATCTAAACATAATTTAGCACCTTAACCTGTTTTagaaattcaacttttttgtgGCCCTGTTGATTTTGAAATATCTACTGTGTTACATTCTTTTTGACAAATGTTTAACCACTACAGCTTGGTACTTGCATGAGACAAATACTACTATTaggtgtttaaaatatattttttaactgaGGTGAATATATAAACATTTGCTGCAAAGCGTAATCAAAGCCCTGAAAAAAGCTAAATTGACTTTATGTTACAATTCTCTGTAAGATATTGTGTGAAGTGTAGCTTTATCTCCtttgtgactgtttttatgtttttgaagttaaacacatacaaaataatcatctgtctgtttaataaaacatcacagggttagggttaactgactgttgttgttttatttatttttaaaaatatgataataGTTATGTATATATTAACATCCTGTAGGATCCTCTGGGgaaaaacattgtgttgttgGGTCCCCATTGATCTCCATCATACATGGTACCACTTGATGATTAATCAATGCTCATTGAATTCTCCTATGATTGAGTAATACCACCTTGGTTCAGGTTTTTGGTGCACAGTTTGATGAAACATTACTTTACAACAAATTAACAAAACTAGACAAATTCAGGTTTTATAACACGATTTTGGCCCAAGGCCTCTCTTGAAGAAAAGGGCCACAAGATGGAATATTTTTCATAGttgatattattaattatagtaCTTAAGTTGTACACATTTCTAACTTATTCGAAATCAATCAAATTATGAAGACTGATAGGTAGTAAACCTGGGCTTTTGGGGTCCCTGGATGTTTGGTAGTGTTTATTTCTACTTCCTCAGAAAGGACCTGGCATTTACAGCAGTCAATGGATTAATTCCACtaatttatgttatattttgacAATGAAAAAAGCACAACTAATAGTGTAATTTATTTAGGTTTACTAGAATATCACACCAAAAAGTCTGTCAATTTCTAACAATTGCtataattttcatatttttgccACATTTTGATTATTGTGTGTAACTGGATTTCACTGTCAAGTTGTCCAGCCTGTTACTTTCTTACATGCTGGGGCAATCGCATCAGACAGGCTCGAATGTCAGCAACAGCCCCAGGCAGTTTACCCACGTTCTCCCATCGCTGTGTGCTGGGACCAAACCGATGGACCAGTCCAGACTCACTATAGTCATCCTGGCTGTAACCTCCCAGTATATAAATCTTCTCCTCCAGGACGACTGATGCTGCACTCACATGGGGCACAGGTAATGTTGCAAAAGCAGTCCAGGAATCAGTTGAAGGATCATACATCTCACAGACTTGTTGGTCAGTGTAAAACTTCCGCAGGTTGCACACACCGCCGGCAACATAAAGGTGGCCTCGCAGGGCCTCCATGCAATGCTGGGCCCGGTCATGGATCATGTCTGCCAAGTAGGTGGTTCCGGTCTCCGGGTGGTACAGAAACATGGAAACcagacacacatactcacagTTGAAACCTCCGGAGATGAAGATTCCTTCATCTATGACAGTGACAGCATAGCCACTCAGAGCCTGGTCCAGGGGCTGGACATAGCTGAAAAGAGCAAAACAGGAGGGATCAGACAGGAATAAATTGCAGTGGTAAAACAAATCAATCTCCAGAAGTTTACAGTCACATTGTTAGGatgaaagcaaaacattttttaacatgacAAAAATGGCGTGTGGTAAAAGTAGCATTAGGTACTGTTTTAAGCATTAATCTTACCTCCAAgagtcagtgtcagtgttgtACATCTCCACACTGTCTACGTTGGTGTTGATCTCTTTATCTCCACCAATGGCATAAAGTCGCTCCTCGTGTACCACAACTGAGAAGTTACTTCTAAACTCCTGCAAGTCAGCCAACCTCTTCCAGCTGTCCTGCACAGGGTCATAACTAGcatgtgtgaaataaatgtaagtaaGTAAAGATGGGGAGGGTTAGACCACAGTTGTGCATCTGTGTGACAATCTGGGTTAGTGAAAGTGAGAAGATAATATTTGTGCACTGACTCTGTCTCTGTTTACCTGTAGCTGGATTTCATGATGTCATCCTTGGTATAGAAGTAACATCCTCCAACCACATACAGCCTTCCATCCATTACTGCAACTCCATGCCTGAACTTTGGCTTTTCTGGCATCTCACCCAGCCTTTTCCACTCTATCTCCTTCACCAACCCTGTGCCACTGCGTAGAGAGTTTGCGAACCACAGCTCCCTGCTAGGCATTCGTAGACCCACATCTGGGTTCAACTGGTCTCCCCCGACCAGAACCAGAGCATCTTTAGGTTGCCTGACTCTGCATTGGTTCTGGGTTTCTGGAAAGTTGAAACCAAATTCTTTGAGTGCAGGGCAATATAGGTCCACCTCCTGGCTTCCAAAGGACTCCATACGCAGATTAATGGCCCTGACTTCCCTGAACTCTCGAAAGGTCATGAGTGGGAAGCGAACTCCCTTCATCAGTAAGCTAGCCTGACCCAATCTCTCCCCAGGATCAGCCTCCAACCAGGAGATTACGGCTCGAAATACAGCCAACTCTGAGGGCGCACATAGACCATCACAGTGGAGAAAATTTAGAAGCTTATCCGCTTGTAGGTCAAGAAACTTTGGAGTGGCTGACACCTCCCAGAAGTTCCTCAGTACAAAGTCATTGGCTTCCTCAAGGAGCTCTGACATCCCATAAGCCTCAGCAAAAGATGCCACATCCAGGCAGGACCTAGCTTCTATTTCCTGTCGTATGAAGTCAAGGCAAAGTGAGATGGCAGGCTGGAACTGAAGCTGGAGAGCTGTGCAGGTGATCTCAAAAACACAGTCCCAGCTGAGTGGAAGGGTCCCACTGTAGGAGCAGCTAATTAGAGCCTGTAACTCAGAAGCTAACAGGAAGGGAAGGGCAACACAGGTTTGATTGGATTCCCTCATCCCGCAAGTGAACATGCCACGAAAATAGTCACTGCTAGCTGCCAGGATAACTCTGTGAACTAGAGGAGGACAAAATAAGTTTTCATACTTTGACCATTATCAAATTTTGTAAAATATACAGCACAATTACAGTAGGAATGATATAAAGTGTACCAACCTTGGAATAAGGCTCCATCTACATCCAAAATTACATCACAGCCCACTCTGCCTGCCCAGAGCTTTTCAATGGACTGAAGAGTAATCTTCAACTGTTCTGTAACAgggatatttttcttttctttgtcaggattttcatctttctttgtAATTTCCTCTTCGATGCAAAGATCTAGCACTCTAGGAACCCCCAGTGCTTGAGCTGCTGCCTTAATCTGTGCCATGGTATCTTTGTTTAAAGATAATACAACCCCAGTGTAGGCAAACTCCAAAACTGCCTGTAACCCAACATGATCAACCTCTGGACCCAGAGACAGGTACCACTTATGGACTCCTACATTCTTATCTTTGTCTGATTGCACTCTGCTTTCTTCCCTCAGTTGTTGCTCAATTAAAAGACTGACAGCAGCCACAATAGGGGAATGTACATTGAAGCTGTTCCCATTCTCAGTCGTCAGTGTCAGGTCTGTAAGAAGTGATGAATCCTGGAATTCTTTCAGTGCAATGAAGGCCTGTTTAGGATAGGTTTTGCTGTGGTATGTGCGGATGGTATCACCAAATCCTTCATCTCTGAGCACTTTCTCACTCATATGCTCTCCAATACCCTCTTGACTGCAACCACTGCCGTACCTGACCCTGACGTCTGTCCCCTCTTTTTCACACCTACCGCTCATCAGCCCCATTCTGGAGTCATTGTAGGCCACAATCCTTCTCAATTCACGCTTGTCCTGTTCTATCCCTTCTTCTCCACGTTCTTCAATcactcttttcctcctctccttctctttcctccatcgCTCTTCCCATTCCATTGGCAGGTAACGCCTGGTAAACTCCATGGCAGTATTATTTTTCTCCTCTACTAGTGGTTATTAGGATTACATCTAGCAAAACTGAGCATGAATCTACTGCTCCTTCTCATAATTACTCAAGTCTCAAATCTTTCTGTCAAGATTAAATCCTCTCCCTGTCCCAGACTCAACTTTGACATGCACTGGACATAAACAAGCAGCTATTTATGGCTACTGGGTCAAACAGATTAAGTTTCAGCAGAATCCCAGCATGCACGTCATTGTAACCTTCATCAAGGCTACATTTGTTCCACCATGGCCTGTGCTTGACCTTTTGGGTTAGAcactcattatttatttatttttatttcattttattatgtttttttacaattttcactTAATATCCCTAAAGTAAAAGCAGTATGGGATTCAGTCTGTACTGTTCTGTCAGTGACTATGAGGGGTTTTTGGGGTCAACGTTTAGTAAAGTTTTGGTAaagctgggaaaaaaaacaaggtagaaaaataatattttggtattttaaaacatttagcaGTATATAAAAGTCGCATATCTCAgatgacaaaagaaaacattatttttgtatttaaaaatacataaaatatagtttatttttatctatTGACATGTTGAGTTACCTGTATCTGAAATGTCTACCTACATACCAAAACAATGGAGGCGAATGGAATTTTAGCTGTGAAAAGTGACATTGTGAAACTCACATGTTCACATATACTGTCTACTTCCTCTGAAAAAAACAGCGTCAAAGATAACCGTCACAGAGAGTTGCATTATCTACAGCTATCTACAGTAACCGTGACAGTTTCTGGAAATACACAGTCGAGTTTTTAAGCAGCACAAATGAAATTCCATTCTCCtccattgttttggggttgGAGACACACATCTCAGAGACAGATATCTCAAAACCACATcagataaaaccaaaactatctgcacACCTGACCTGAGATTGGAGTGAACTAACACTTTAAAACATCACCCGCAGCAACAGTACTGAGTGTGAGGAGGAAGTTTgtcaaaatgttatattattctGATATGATGCTGtcataaagtgtaaaaatacGTAACACCACACCTTCCTGCAATTTCAACCAAGAAAGACTGACAATACACTTAGTGTGTGGCTGCATTCATATAAATCCTTGTGGAGAGGCTGTGTTCACATGCATGGTCAAGCATCTAACTACAGTTCACTGCTCAATCCTGGAACAATATCCTCTTCAGAAGAGGCCATTGGTGTGCGcacctgtgtgtgcgtgtgcccTTGGTCTTGCATGtcacatcaaaacaaaacattcccCTCTTGTGTACCATAGGCTATGAGATATTTCATAAGGAAGACTCTTACGAAACACATGTTTGCAGGGAattgttgcatgtttttttaaaatttgatccAAGCCACCAAAGAACTAGTGAAGGCACACACAGGGGACACACCTTCATTTCTCAATGACGCACACTTGAACcataaatgataataattaacctggacatatatatatatatgtgtgtgtttcttaacACGACTCCCACAAATCCAAATACCTTCAATCTGGAGAATGGCAACAATATCAGTGATCATACTGGTGTGCTTGCTTGCTGGTCTATCTAATGGCCAAGCTGAAAGCAACAAGAGCGAGACACTCACTGAGCTGACACAAAAAGGCCTGGCAGATAATAATGACAACCAGAATTCCAACCAAAGGCAAGACACATCGGCTATTTTGacatcaaacacaacaacaacccaGGAAAGCTTTGAGCCACCCATCTACATGTTGTGGAAGGAGCTGGGGGCGTTGGGAGAGAGGATGGATGCCACTGTGAGAGCCCTggatgaaacaaagaaaaagctgGAGGCCAGTGAGAAGCAGCTGGCTGCGTTTACCGGAACTGTGACTAAACTGGGCACAATGGTTCGAGGTAATAACATATGCTATTTTTAACAATGGTTGTATGGGACAGTTTTATTTGTCCTCACTCTAACAACAACTCAATACGCAAAGTAATGTTTGATACCAGAGCAGCTCTGGCTTcattaaactgaaaaatgtattatactGATATGTATGATTGTATCTCCCAGGACAGCCTCGGGTGGCCTTTTCTGCTACTTTACCAGTGAATGGTACCATTGGTCCTATGACTTCTGTTTATCCTTTGGTGTACCACAATGTTGTGTCAAACATCGGGAATGCATACAGTCCAGTCACAGGTCAGTATTCAGTGTGCAGAATTAAAATCAATCATATGTTACCttcttttactttgttttctttccattcATAAACCACCCATGAAAGTGTATTCTGGTCTGATGAGACAAACAGAAGTTATGGTCTTATAAAAGTACTTCAGTGATCCTCTTTGAAATATgcagtgtatgttttttttttaaaattataattatactaAATTGTTGTTTGATACAGGTTATTTCACTGCACCAGTGCCAGGAGCCTATTATTTCAGCTTCACGTCTTACTGGTGGGGAGGGAATGGATCTACTGGTGGCAGTTTGTTCCGAAATGGATATCAAGTGGTGTCATGGTATCGTGATCAACCACACAACACTTCTGGATCTAACAGTGCCATACTGCTGCTACAAGTGGGGGACAAGGTCAATGTTCGTCTTTGGGAGGGTCAGAAGATTAGTGATAATGGAAATAACTACTCATCATTCAGTGGATTTTTGATTTTTCCTGTGTGGAGCGTATGAACATATTATGATTTAAAATTGATCAATCTTTTGATAGTGAGGGAAAGATTATAAAATGTGATGTAACCTTTGCCGCTGTAAACACTTCAATGTTCTGTCTTTGTTAAAAATGGGAATGCAGCTCTTTTTTCAGGGAGGGCAATAATGACActtgtatatttgtataatttaattgatttaaggACTT contains:
- the si:ch211-63p21.8 gene encoding kelch-like protein 33; the encoded protein is MEFTRRYLPMEWEERWRKEKERRKRVIEERGEEGIEQDKRELRRIVAYNDSRMGLMSGRCEKEGTDVRVRYGSGCSQEGIGEHMSEKVLRDEGFGDTIRTYHSKTYPKQAFIALKEFQDSSLLTDLTLTTENGNSFNVHSPIVAAVSLLIEQQLREESRVQSDKDKNVGVHKWYLSLGPEVDHVGLQAVLEFAYTGVVLSLNKDTMAQIKAAAQALGVPRVLDLCIEEEITKKDENPDKEKKNIPVTEQLKITLQSIEKLWAGRVGCDVILDVDGALFQVHRVILAASSDYFRGMFTCGMRESNQTCVALPFLLASELQALISCSYSGTLPLSWDCVFEITCTALQLQFQPAISLCLDFIRQEIEARSCLDVASFAEAYGMSELLEEANDFVLRNFWEVSATPKFLDLQADKLLNFLHCDGLCAPSELAVFRAVISWLEADPGERLGQASLLMKGVRFPLMTFREFREVRAINLRMESFGSQEVDLYCPALKEFGFNFPETQNQCRVRQPKDALVLVGGDQLNPDVGLRMPSRELWFANSLRSGTGLVKEIEWKRLGEMPEKPKFRHGVAVMDGRLYVVGGCYFYTKDDIMKSSYSYDPVQDSWKRLADLQEFRSNFSVVVHEERLYAIGGDKEINTNVDSVEMYNTDTDSWSYVQPLDQALSGYAVTVIDEGIFISGGFNCEYVCLVSMFLYHPETGTTYLADMIHDRAQHCMEALRGHLYVAGGVCNLRKFYTDQQVCEMYDPSTDSWTAFATLPVPHVSAASVVLEEKIYILGGYSQDDYSESGLVHRFGPSTQRWENVGKLPGAVADIRACLMRLPQHVRK
- the LOC134005495 gene encoding uncharacterized protein LOC134005495, with amino-acid sequence MMKLKISTEFNDTREQLQKHGVDVSILKREIQELVEHKERLGGNITGIEERLNITERQLRGKKAQLEDLETETKDAFTETQKLLKLYKDGLFHLKSTTQDLEDKVETRLNATKTDFGAKLKEVQDNSEAFTAKLKEQKAEVVKFMEETGSKFSHVDEQLRIQNTSVDQQISDIDSLKNKNTGITNRLGSVEKRVGEQSKLKPEVDQLKARVNAKVAFSATIIESKDVFTGPRTAGTSKILIFNKVFTNIGNAYNCKTGLFTAPQKGVYHFSFMTFGYSTYYTSGAILVKNGKYQVSTWEFKGPDSSDTTSNTVILELNHRDTVNIILWQGGKINTSVFSGFLVFPTK